In Gadus chalcogrammus isolate NIFS_2021 chromosome 11, NIFS_Gcha_1.0, whole genome shotgun sequence, a single window of DNA contains:
- the LOC130392003 gene encoding uncharacterized protein LOC130392003, whose protein sequence is MSGYQGLLPLALLGLWLCHISLAKNDAPCQRSRWNNAYDTFLRRHVPSGTPSGNDQNAWKEYISSKGCDRPTQSFLDPGDLERVKAVCSDRGGQQLKENLCISRERFSFVTVRSEPKTCGIRTIMRESKHLILACEALENHCLPVHFEGNWQDLKPDNNARGCQGGKNAAGAAAGSRISWLWLLMSSGLLLLTSSQ, encoded by the coding sequence ATGTCCGGATACCAGGGCCTCCTCCCCCTGGCCCTGCTGGGTCTCTGGCTGTGTCACATCTCCCTGGCCAAGAACGACGCCCCCTGCCAGCGCTCCAGGTGGAACAATGCCTACGACACCTTCCTTCGCCGCCACGTCCCGTCGGGAACACCCAGCGGCAACGACCAGAACGCCTGGAAGGAGTACATCTCCTCCAAGGGCTGCGACCGGCCAACCCAGTCCTTCCTGGACCCCGGGGACCTGGAGCGGGTGAAGGCAGTGTGCAGCGACCGGGGCGGCCAGCAGCTCAAAGAGAACCTGTGCATCAGCCGCGAGCGCTTCTCCTTCGTCACTGTGCGCAGCGAGCCCAAAACCTGTGGGATCCGCACCATCATGAGGGAGAGCAAGCACCTGATCCTGGCCTGTGAGGCGCTGGAGAACCATTGTCTGCCCGTCCACTTTGAGGGCAACTGGCAGGACCTGAAACCTGATAACAACGCCAGGGGCTGCCAAGGGGGGAAAAATGCTGCGGGTGCAGCAGCTGGCTCGAGAATCAGCTGGCTCTGGTTGTTGATGTCGTCTGGCCTTCTTCTGCTTACCTCCAGTCAGTAG